The DNA segment CCAAAGAGCCGCCGGTCGCCCGCCAGCTCACCTCGACCGCCGGCTTCAAGCGCGGCGCGCAATTCACGCCCGACGGCAAGGAGGTCTTCTACATCGAGCAGGGCCGCATCAACGTGGTGACGGTCGAATCGCGGCAGGTGCGGTCGCTGGCGCTGAGTGCCGAGCTGGACGTTGATTTTGCGCGCGAGAAGATGGAAGCCTTTCGGCAGGCGTGGACCTACCTGCGCGACAATTTCTATGACGAGAATTTTCATGGCGTCAACTGGGAAGCGGTGCGCGTCGCCTATGAGCCGCGCATCCGCGGCGCGCGCACCTCTGAAGAAGTGCGCCGCTTAATGAACCTGATGGTCGGCGAGCTGAACGCTTCGCACTCAGGGGTTGCGGGGGCGCTCACGGCGGCGCAGGCAACGCCGAGCGGGCGCATCGGCTTGAGCTTCGACCGCCGCGAATACGAGAGCGGCGGGCGACTGCGTATCACAGCGGTTCTGCCGCTCAGCCCCGCCGCGCTCGCCGGCCTGAAGCCGGGCGAATATCTGCTGGCGGTCGACGGCACAGAGATCGGCGCGCACACCAACCTGGACGCGTTGCTGAATTTTAAAGTCAACCGCCGCGTTGCGCTCGCCATCGCCGCCACTGCCGACGGCAGCAGTCGCCGCGAAGTCGCCGTGCGTCCCGTAAGCTTTGGCACGGATAAGGGCTTGCTTTATCGCAACTGGGTCGAAGAGCAGCGGGCTTACGTAGCGCGCGTCAGCAATGGGCGGCTCGGCTATGTTCACATGCCCGACATGGGCGAAGCGTCGCTGGCGCAGCTTTACGTCGATCTCGACGTCGAGAATCATTCGCGCGAAGGCGTGGTGATCGATGTGCGCAACAACAATGGCGGCTTCGTCAATGCGTATGCCCTCGACGTGTTTGCGCGGCGGCCTTACTTGACGATGACGCCGCGCGGCTTGCCAGCGACGCCGGCGCGCACACAGCTCGGTCAGCGGGCGCTGGAAGCGCCGACCATCCTGGTGACCAATCAGCATTCGCTTTCTGACGCCGAAGACTTCACTGAAGGCTATCGCGCTTTGAAGCTCGGCAAAGTCGTGGGCGAGCCGACCGCCGGGTGGATCATCTACACCTCGGGCGCCAGTTTGATTGACGGCTCTTCGGTGCGCATCCCGTTCACCCGAATTACTGCGAGCGACGGCAGCTTGATGGAGCTTAAGCCGCGCCCGGTTGACGTTCTGGTGGTGCGGCCCATCGGCGAGGGCTACACCGGGCGCGACTCGCAGCTCGACGCGGCGGTGCGCGAGCTGCTCAAGCAGCTCGCCGGGACAGAAAGCAGTAGGCAGCGATAAAAACAGCGAAGGCGGCGGGCTGGTGATCTTTGAATCATCGCCTGCCGCCTTCCGCGTTTATGCTCATGTGTTGACTGCCTCCTGCTTACTGCCTCCTACTCGGCGGCGAGCAATTCGGCGAGGTGGAGAGTGCGAACCGCGAGGCGCTGGCGGCTCAGGCCGCCGCTGATGTGCATCAGGCATCCCATGTCGCTTGCGACAATGACCTCGGCGCCGCTGCGCTTAATGCAGTCGAGCTTTTCTTGCAGGATGCCCCCGGAAATCTGCGCATACTTGATCGCAAACAGCCCGCCAAACCCGCAGCAGGCGTCGGCGCGCTCCAGCTCGACCAGCTCGATGCCGCGCACGGCGCGCAATAACTTCAGCGGCTCGCTTCTGACGTTCAGCTCGCGCAGCAAGTGACACGACTGGTGCAGGGCGACGCGCCCGCTATAGCGCGCGCCGACGTCTTCGACCTTCAAGACGTTGACTAGAAAATCGCTCAACTCATAGGTGCGCGCCGCAAGCTGGCGCGCACGCTCCGTGCGCATCGGCTCGTCTTCGAAGAGATCGGCGTAAAACACTTTGACCATGCTGGCGCACGAGCCCGAAGGCGTGACGATGTACTGGCTATTGGCGAAGACATCGAGAAAGCGCGCCGCGAGCTGGCGGGCCTCGGCGCGGTAACCGCTATTGAAGGCCGGCTGGCCACAGCAGGTCTGCGCTTCGGGAAAGGCGACCTCGACGCCCAGCCGTCCGAGCAGTTCGACCATGCTCACGCCGACTTGCGGAAAGAGCTGGTCAACCAGACAGGTGATGAAAAGCGATACTTTCATGGTGGATGAGCGATATGCGCCGACATCATAACACGACCGCCCTTGGTGTCGTCGTCGCGGGATTACACATGACCGCTTCGGCCGGGAATAGTCTGCCCTATATCAAAAGTATTAGACGCGGCTCTTACCCTGGTTTAATGACAGAACGCGCGGGCTAAGATATCCTCTGCCGCGATACGATAGGCCGGGGTGGTGCTCTCTCCCGGCAATTTCCATAAAAGTCAGTCCTCAATTCAGCAAACGAATTCAGGATCGCCGCGCGCCGAAGGCCGCCGTCGCGGCGGCAGGCTTAACTATCGGTCTCATATAACGCGCATCGCACCATTCCGAAGCAACGGACAAAGATAATGAGGAGGCAACTGATGTTCAATCGATTCCGCTCTCAGGCCGCGCGATGGCTTGTCGCCGGCACGGCTCTGCTTGCAGGGCTTCTCTTTCCCAGCCCGAACGCCTGGGCACAGGGCTGAGTGGCCGCAAGACAAAGCGTGCCCGTGATTGGCCCGCAAATTCCCAGAGGAGAAACGAACCCATCGGGAGAGTCGTGGCTCAGTCCGCGCCGCTTCCAGCTCTCGGTCGGTTATCGTTATCAACACTCGCACCGCCACTTCGTCGGCACCGAAGAACAGCTTGACCGCGCCGAACAGCGCACCGAAGTCAACAATCGCATTCACATCCTCGACCTTGCCGGAACCTACGAAGTGAATTCGCAGCTCAGCGTTTCAATGAGCGTGCCGCTGTTTTTTGCCAAGCGTTACAATCAGCGCTCGCCCGATCAAGTGACGCACGGGTACGGCCTCGGCGACATCACCTTCGTCGCCCGCCGCTGGCTGTTCCGCAATCCCAATGAGGCGCGGCAGAATGTCGCCGTCGGCTTTGGCATCAAGCTGCCGACCGGCAGGTATGATGTCACCGACACGGTCAACACCCCTTTGGGGCCGGTGACGCGCGTCATTGACCAGTCCATCCAGCCCGGCGATGGCGGCTTTGGCTTGATCGCTGAATTCCAGGCGTACAAGGCGATCAAGAGCATGCGGCTGTTCGCTTCGGGCGTCTATCTGTCCAACCCGCGCGGCACCAATGGCGTGCCGACGGGCCGCAGCCGCCCCTCTGAAGCCATTATGTCTGTGGCCGATCAGTATCTTTATCGCGCCGGCGCGGTCGCGCCGTTCCCCAAAGTCCGCAGCCTCGCATGGACGGTGAGCGTGCGCGGCGAAGGGTTGCCGTCGAGAGATTTGATCGGCGACAGCAACGGTTTCCGGCGGCCCGGCTATGCGGTCTCGCTGGAGCCGGGATTGATCTTCAGCAAGGGCAGCCAGTCCTGGTCGTTCAGCGTGCCGGTGGCGGTGCGCCGCAATCGCACGCGCAGCGTGCCGGATATTATGGATAACCGGCATGGCGATGCCGCCTTTGCCGATTACCTCATCCTGGTCGGTTACTCGCGCCACTTCTAGGGTGATCGTCTGAAGTTTAGCCGCTCACTCCCCAGAGGGCGCAGACAGAAAGTCTGCGCCCTCTGGGCTTCACCCCTCGCCATTCTGCTCATTTCGCTTGCGCCGCTCGGCGTCTATCACTAGGATTCGCCCTGCGATGCATTTCTGGCAAATCGTTCAAACCACGGCGGGCGTCGGCAGCAGCCTTTACTGGCTGGTGCTGGTCTTCATCTTTGTCGCGGCGGTGTTGTTTATTCTCGCGCCCGCCGACCGTCCCGGCATTCGCAGCGCCGTATTGCTGCTGGCACTTTCGTTCGCCGGATTGCTCGGCGCCAGCGCCATCGTTTATTACGGCGGCAATAGCGAAAGCTTCGGCTATCGCTTCCTCAGATTCGTTGCGTTCTTCGTCGTCAGCATCGGCACCATCAACCTGGTCGGCGTCTTCATCTTCGCCGTGCTGCTGCGCCCTTTGCATTTGTCGCCGCCGCGCATTCTCCGCGACCTGCTGCTTGCCCTGGCTTATATCGTCGCGGGCATCACGCTGCTGTCACACAGCGGCGTTGACCTTGCCGGCGTCGTCGCCACCTCGGCCGTCATTACGGCGGTCATCGGCTTTTCGCTTCAAGACACGCTCGGCAACGTCATGGGTGGCCTCGCCTTGCAGATGGAGCACACGATCCATGTCGGCGACTGGGTGCGCATCGATCAGCAAGAAGGCCGTGTGCAAGAGATTCGCTGGCGGCAGACCTCGATTGAAACGCGCAACTGGGACACCGTGGTGATCCCCAACAGCATCTTGATGAAATCGCAGGTCATCATCCTGGGCCGCCGCGTCGGCCAGCCGCGCCAGCACCGCCAGTGGGTTTATTTCAACGTCGATTTTCGCTACGCGCCGTCACAGGTCATCGCCGCGGTCGAAAAAGCGCTGTGCGCTGAACCGATCCCCGACGTCGCCAGCAACCCGCCGCCGCATTGCCTGGTGATTGATTTCAAGGACAGCTATGCGGTCTATGCGGCGCGTTACTGGCTGACCGATCTGGCGCTTACAGACCCGACCGATTCGGTGGTGCGAACGCGACTCTATACCGCCTTGCGCCGCGCCGACATCCCGCTATCGATTCCGGCGCAGTCGCTCTTCGTCACACAGGAGAGCGAGTCGCGCCGCGAGCGCAAACGCACCGAAGAGATTGGCCGCCGCCTGGAAGCCATTGACCACATCGAGCTGTTTCATCCGCTGGCCGACGAAGAGAAGCGCCGCCTGGCGACGCGGCTGCTCATCGCGCCCTTCTTGCGCGGCGAAGTGATGACCCGGCAGGGTGACGAGGCTCACTGGCTTTATGTGATTGTCGAAGGCGAGGCCGAGGTGCAGGTGAGCATCGAGGGCCGCCGCGAGAAAGTCGCGGTCCTGAGTAGCGGCGATTACTTTGGCGAGATGGGGATGATGACCGGCGAGGTGCGCCGCGCCACGGTCATCGCGCGCACCGATGTGAAATGTTACCGTCTCGACAAAGCCGCCTTTCGCGACATCATCCATGAACGCCCGGAGGTCGCCGAAGCCATCTCGCACACGCTGGCCAAGCGCCGCGTCGAGCTGGATGCGATTCGCGAATCCTTGACCGAAGAGATAATCCACCAGCGCATGCGACACGCACAGCCCGACCTGTTGCGGCGCATCCGCGATTTCTTCATGCTCGACACCGACCGCGCCGCCAAGCCCTAGAGCGGTTATCAATCAGGTGTAGCGCAATCTGTTAGATTGCACGAGGCACTGCGCAATCTAACAGATTGCCCTACATCGCAAAGGCAATCGAAAACCACTCCAGGTGAGCGCGCGATCACGCCAGCTCGATGCGCAATCGCGTCACCGAGGCCGGCGGGAAGCGATGCACCAGCGACGCGCCGCTCGCCGTAATCGCCGCGTCTTTGGGCTCGACGGCGCGCGGGCTGGCAAAGCTGTTGTGCGCGTGAATGTCGTCTGCCGCAATCGTCCTCGCCTGCGCCGACTTGATGGCCGCGCCGCGCAGGCTGATCTCGGTCTCACGCGCTTCAGAGGCGTGCGGGTTGACCACCGTAACAACCATCTCGCGGTCGCCGAGCGAGGCCGAGCCTTTCAAGCCCCAGAAACTCGCCGCCTTGCCGACGCGATTGTAACGCACCTCTGGCGCGTCAACCGTCATGCGCAGCGCCCGGTTGCCCTGGTGCGCGGCGTACATCTCGAAGACGTGATAGGTCGGCGTGACGATGAACTGATCTTCATGGGTGATGAAGAGCGCCGCCAGGCAGTTGACCAGTTGGGCGATGTTGGCCATCGCCACCTTGTCGGCATGGCGGTTGAAGATGTCCAGGGTCAGCCCGGCCAGCACCGCGTCGCGCATGGTCGAAGCCTGGCCGAGCTGATGCGTCGGGTGGGCTTCGCTGCCCGGCCTGTACCACGCGCCCCATTCGTCTACCACCAGCTTGACGCGATGCGACTTGTCAATCTCGCCCATCGCCGCCCAGTGATCGTTGATCAGTTTCTCAACCTGGTCGCCCTGCCTGAACAGCTCGTACCACTCTTCGACATCAAACTTCAGGGCGTCGCCTTTGGCTTTCTCCCAATCGTTCGACTGCCCGCGGCTCAGGTTCCAGGAGTAATGATGCAGCCCCCAGCCATACATCCCGTTCAACTGGCCCTCGCCCTTCTCGGCCAGTTTGGCGAAGAAGCGCCGCGTCCAGCTCAGGTCGCCGCTGCCCGGCCCCGCGCCGATCAACGACAGCCGCTTCTCGTACCCCGGCACCCATGCGGTGAAGCGGCGGAACTCTGCCGCGTACTCTTCCGCCGTGAAGTTGCCGCCACAGCCCCACGATTCGTTGCCGACACCCCAGTAGCGCACGTTGAACGGCTCGCGGTCGCCGCTCGCGGCGCGCAAGTCTGCAAGCGAGGTCGAGCCGGCAGGCGCGTTGCAGTATTCGACCCACTGGTAAAAGTCTCTGGCCGGCAGGCTGCGCAGGTTGGCGGCCAGGTAAGGCTGCGCGCCGATCAGGCGGCAGAAGCGCACGAATTCATTCGTGCCGAAATGGTTCGGGTCATATTTTTGCGGCGCGTTGCCGAACTGCTTTTGCGGCAGACCGTCGCTCCAGAAATTGGTGCGCCGCGGGCGCGCGGCGCGCGGCCCCGTGCCATCGCGCCAGTCGTAGCTGTCAGCGAAACAGCCGCCCGGCCAGCGCACCACCGCGGGACGAATGCGCTTCAGGCTTTCGACCAGTGCCCGGCGAATGCCGCCGACGTTGGCGATCTTCGAGCCTTCGCCGACCCAGATGCCGTCATAAACGACGCCGCCGAGATGCTCGGCGAAATGGCCATAAATCTCCGGCGCGATGACACCGGCCGGCTCGCTAATCAAAATCTCGATGCGTGAATCCGTGGCGCGGCTACTGTAAGCGGCGCGCGGCGCAATCTGAGCCGCGCCCGCTACGAGCATCGTGCCTATGAACCGTCGCCTATTGATCGCTGACATGAAAACCTTTCATCCTTTCGCCTGGGAGTAACGACACCTTACGGCTCGCAGCCAAAGTTGCAACGCGATGGCGATTGCCAGCCAGCGCCTTGCGCCGACAGCGCGACCTTCGGCGCGATGGTGGTAGAATCTCAACCATTATGCGCTCGCTCGGAAAACCAGACTGGTCGCGGCTTGCGTGGCTCGCCGTGCTGGTCATCTGCTTAATCAGTTGTCGC comes from the Blastocatellia bacterium genome and includes:
- a CDS encoding alpha-L-arabinofuranosidase C-terminal domain-containing protein, yielding MSAINRRRFIGTMLVAGAAQIAPRAAYSSRATDSRIEILISEPAGVIAPEIYGHFAEHLGGVVYDGIWVGEGSKIANVGGIRRALVESLKRIRPAVVRWPGGCFADSYDWRDGTGPRAARPRRTNFWSDGLPQKQFGNAPQKYDPNHFGTNEFVRFCRLIGAQPYLAANLRSLPARDFYQWVEYCNAPAGSTSLADLRAASGDREPFNVRYWGVGNESWGCGGNFTAEEYAAEFRRFTAWVPGYEKRLSLIGAGPGSGDLSWTRRFFAKLAEKGEGQLNGMYGWGLHHYSWNLSRGQSNDWEKAKGDALKFDVEEWYELFRQGDQVEKLINDHWAAMGEIDKSHRVKLVVDEWGAWYRPGSEAHPTHQLGQASTMRDAVLAGLTLDIFNRHADKVAMANIAQLVNCLAALFITHEDQFIVTPTYHVFEMYAAHQGNRALRMTVDAPEVRYNRVGKAASFWGLKGSASLGDREMVVTVVNPHASEARETEISLRGAAIKSAQARTIAADDIHAHNSFASPRAVEPKDAAITASGASLVHRFPPASVTRLRIELA
- a CDS encoding transporter, which gives rise to MAARQSVPVIGPQIPRGETNPSGESWLSPRRFQLSVGYRYQHSHRHFVGTEEQLDRAEQRTEVNNRIHILDLAGTYEVNSQLSVSMSVPLFFAKRYNQRSPDQVTHGYGLGDITFVARRWLFRNPNEARQNVAVGFGIKLPTGRYDVTDTVNTPLGPVTRVIDQSIQPGDGGFGLIAEFQAYKAIKSMRLFASGVYLSNPRGTNGVPTGRSRPSEAIMSVADQYLYRAGAVAPFPKVRSLAWTVSVRGEGLPSRDLIGDSNGFRRPGYAVSLEPGLIFSKGSQSWSFSVPVAVRRNRTRSVPDIMDNRHGDAAFADYLILVGYSRHF
- a CDS encoding (Fe-S)-binding protein, which translates into the protein MKVSLFITCLVDQLFPQVGVSMVELLGRLGVEVAFPEAQTCCGQPAFNSGYRAEARQLAARFLDVFANSQYIVTPSGSCASMVKVFYADLFEDEPMRTERARQLAARTYELSDFLVNVLKVEDVGARYSGRVALHQSCHLLRELNVRSEPLKLLRAVRGIELVELERADACCGFGGLFAIKYAQISGGILQEKLDCIKRSGAEVIVASDMGCLMHISGGLSRQRLAVRTLHLAELLAAE
- a CDS encoding mechanosensitive ion channel family protein, which encodes MHFWQIVQTTAGVGSSLYWLVLVFIFVAAVLFILAPADRPGIRSAVLLLALSFAGLLGASAIVYYGGNSESFGYRFLRFVAFFVVSIGTINLVGVFIFAVLLRPLHLSPPRILRDLLLALAYIVAGITLLSHSGVDLAGVVATSAVITAVIGFSLQDTLGNVMGGLALQMEHTIHVGDWVRIDQQEGRVQEIRWRQTSIETRNWDTVVIPNSILMKSQVIILGRRVGQPRQHRQWVYFNVDFRYAPSQVIAAVEKALCAEPIPDVASNPPPHCLVIDFKDSYAVYAARYWLTDLALTDPTDSVVRTRLYTALRRADIPLSIPAQSLFVTQESESRRERKRTEEIGRRLEAIDHIELFHPLADEEKRRLATRLLIAPFLRGEVMTRQGDEAHWLYVIVEGEAEVQVSIEGRREKVAVLSSGDYFGEMGMMTGEVRRATVIARTDVKCYRLDKAAFRDIIHERPEVAEAISHTLAKRRVELDAIRESLTEEIIHQRMRHAQPDLLRRIRDFFMLDTDRAAKP